In the Myxococcota bacterium genome, ACGTCGAGCGCGTGGCTTCCAAACGCATCGGACGCGAGACCGTGACCTACGTGAGCAACATCTTCAAATACTACGTGGCGTACGGCCTCGCGGTGAAGCAGCTCGAGGCGAAGAAGAAGGCCAAGGAAGAGGTCGCCAACTGAGCTAGCGCAGCGACTCGAACCAACGCACCGCGTCGGCCAGCACCGCGCGCGCGGGGCGGGGGTCGTAGCCGAGGTCACTGCAGGTCTTGGCAATGTCGAACGAGCGGGCGTCGCGCGCGTGTAGCGCGGCCTCGCGCGTGATCACCGGCTCGCGGTGCGTCACGTGGTCCGAGAGCCACTCGTTCGCCGCGCCCAGCCACAGCACGAGTGAGTTGGGCAGCGCGCGGCGCGGCGCGCGGATGCCCGTGATCTCCTGCAAGAGGCCGAGCAGCGCCGGCATGCCGAGGTTCTCGCCGCCCAGCACGTAGTGCGCGCCGGGCACGCCCTGCTCCAGCGCCAGAACGTGACCCAGCGCGACGTCGTCCACGTGGACCACGTTCTGCTGCATCGGGAGATACACGCGCATGTGCCCCGCGAGATAGTGCACGATCAGGCTGCCGGTCGGCGTGGGCCGGCGGTCGCCGGGACCGAGCACGGTGGTGGGGTGCACGACGAGCGCGGGGAAGCCCGCCCCCGCGGCTGCCTCCACGAGTCTCTCGGCCTGCGCCTTCGAGGCCCGGTAGTGACCTTCGAAGCCCGGACCGGGCGGCGCCAGCGTTGCGCCCGTGCTGGTGTACACGAGCTTGCGCAGCCCCTCCGCGCGCGCCGCGTCCAACACGCGCCGCGTGCCGTCGACGTTCACGCGGTAGAACTCCTGCGGGTCGGGCAGCCAGAAGGCGTAGAGCGCCGCGCTGTGGATCACGGCCTCGCAGCCGCGCAGGCCCGCGCGCACCGAGGCCTCGTCGCGCAGGTCGAACGGCTGCGGCTCGACCGGCACGCCGGCCAGGTTCGCGCAGTCGACGTCCGCGCCCACCAGCGCCCGCACGGCATGGCCTCGCTGCAGGGCGGCCCGCACCACGCGTGCGCCGATGAAGCCGTTGGCGCCGGTGACGGCGACCGTGCTCACCGATCTACACCACGCGGTGTAGGATCAGGAGCGCCATCGCGCCCGTCGCGGTCACGAGCATGAGCGTGGCCGACACGCGCCGCGCGAACGGGCTGCGGCCCACGAACGCCAGGATCCCCACCTTGCCCAACGTGGTGAAGACGGCGATCACCACGATGCCGAGCGTAGCCGTCTCGACCGGCAGGTGGCCGTCGTGCACCAGCCGGGCCAGCGACAAGGCCGGCGCATCGGCCCCGACCAGCGCCGCCACCGCCGACACCCCATACACGCCCGCGTCGCCGAACTCGCGCTGAGCGTAGGCGAGCAGCAGAGTCACCGAGGCGTAGATCGCGGCGAAGGTGATGGCCACGCGCATGGTGAGCGGGTTCTCGAAGTTGTGTCTCTCGGGCGCGTTCTGCTCGGGCAGGTGGCGCGTGAAGCCGAAGAACAGCCCCACCGCGATCATCGCCAGGAGCGGAATCAGCACGCGCCGCGCGAGCTCCGGCTCCACCAGCCAGAGCATCGCCTCCATGCGCAGGAACGCGGTCGACGCGGCCAGCGCGATCAGCGCCTCGTAGTGCCGCGCGTGCGCCACGCCGCGCCCCGCGCGCGCGTAGGCCAGCGTGGCCGCCGTGCTCGACACCAGCCCCGCGAGCAAGCCAGTCACCACGTAGCTCGAGTGACCCGCGCGCACGCGCATGA is a window encoding:
- a CDS encoding NAD-dependent epimerase/dehydratase family protein, which encodes MSTVAVTGANGFIGARVVRAALQRGHAVRALVGADVDCANLAGVPVEPQPFDLRDEASVRAGLRGCEAVIHSAALYAFWLPDPQEFYRVNVDGTRRVLDAARAEGLRKLVYTSTGATLAPPGPGFEGHYRASKAQAERLVEAAAGAGFPALVVHPTTVLGPGDRRPTPTGSLIVHYLAGHMRVYLPMQQNVVHVDDVALGHVLALEQGVPGAHYVLGGENLGMPALLGLLQEITGIRAPRRALPNSLVLWLGAANEWLSDHVTHREPVITREAALHARDARSFDIAKTCSDLGYDPRPARAVLADAVRWFESLR
- a CDS encoding DUF4010 domain-containing protein; translation: MPTFVALCLGALVGLERQVAQTESAGEKDFPGVRTFAFTALLGALAVLVANAVHPLLAVAIFAADAVFLILRYQFDAARNADPGYTTETASLCTFAVGALAQAGEPLVATVLTIAMVAILRSKRTLHRIAHLLSPADMEALIRFLVITGVVLPLLPDTAIDPTFGVLRPRDVWRMVVLISGLSFAGYVLMRVRAGHSSYVVTGLLAGLVSSTAATLAYARAGRGVAHARHYEALIALAASTAFLRMEAMLWLVEPELARRVLIPLLAMIAVGLFFGFTRHLPEQNAPERHNFENPLTMRVAITFAAIYASVTLLLAYAQREFGDAGVYGVSAVAALVGADAPALSLARLVHDGHLPVETATLGIVVIAVFTTLGKVGILAFVGRSPFARRVSATLMLVTATGAMALLILHRVV